The proteins below are encoded in one region of Aquisphaera giovannonii:
- a CDS encoding BON domain-containing protein, whose translation MSRHFSRGFMWLAGLSIGTTAAIAGADESRPNRPDAIVAAALRSNPVTAPYEIRVGMERGRVVLSGRVGTNVIHDVAVRTVLDLGYPLRDDLVIDTGEVHRVAMEQAIRAGTLPAPGQPVAATSSPYFVYPEPLFGRVDDPFFGMEPPLLSLPPRPSAAPGLDPRVAPAGSRMPAPGRAAAGAPVQRPGPVNGQLRLTVDAAGQVFLSGVVASEEDRRIIEAEARNTPGVSRVFSELRVASRSSDTPPPPPTPYAGPDDAAQGAKIVPAPPDPAPAGQQQPPAAPRPPAPDPSKAGLAMARDTQALSRLVAEALSRRPALAPLPIGVSSRGDVVTISGKVPTAYEAMLTYRAVEQTPGVREVVDQLQFQVPDEDHPNPLRQKARPDDLEPYLTSQVRRHLGDIAHVDRIRIRGDRVELRGTLLRADDRKRAEATIRSMPLLRDFQVDAVFDVQ comes from the coding sequence ATGAGCCGGCATTTCTCCCGCGGTTTCATGTGGTTGGCTGGCCTCTCGATCGGGACGACTGCGGCGATCGCGGGGGCCGACGAGTCGAGGCCGAATCGGCCGGATGCGATCGTGGCCGCCGCGCTCCGCTCGAATCCGGTCACGGCCCCGTATGAGATCCGGGTCGGGATGGAGAGGGGCAGGGTGGTCCTGTCGGGCAGGGTGGGGACCAACGTCATCCACGACGTCGCCGTGCGGACGGTGCTCGACCTGGGCTATCCGCTGCGCGACGACCTGGTGATCGACACGGGCGAGGTGCACCGGGTCGCGATGGAGCAGGCGATTCGTGCCGGCACCCTGCCGGCCCCGGGGCAGCCCGTCGCGGCCACGTCGTCGCCCTACTTCGTCTATCCCGAGCCCCTCTTCGGGCGCGTGGACGATCCCTTCTTCGGCATGGAGCCGCCGCTCCTCAGCCTGCCCCCCCGGCCGTCGGCGGCCCCCGGCCTCGATCCTCGCGTGGCGCCCGCGGGGTCCCGCATGCCCGCGCCGGGGCGGGCCGCGGCGGGCGCCCCCGTCCAGAGGCCGGGGCCCGTCAATGGCCAGCTCCGCCTGACCGTCGACGCCGCGGGGCAGGTCTTCCTCAGCGGGGTCGTGGCCAGCGAGGAGGACAGGCGGATCATCGAGGCGGAGGCCCGCAACACCCCGGGCGTGAGCCGGGTCTTCAGCGAGCTCCGCGTGGCCTCGAGGTCCTCCGACACGCCGCCCCCCCCGCCCACCCCCTACGCCGGGCCCGACGACGCCGCGCAAGGCGCGAAGATCGTCCCGGCCCCCCCGGATCCCGCCCCGGCGGGCCAGCAGCAGCCTCCCGCGGCCCCGCGGCCCCCGGCGCCCGATCCCTCGAAGGCCGGCCTGGCGATGGCCCGGGATACGCAGGCGTTGAGCCGACTCGTGGCGGAGGCCCTCTCGCGGCGGCCCGCCCTGGCGCCGCTGCCCATCGGCGTCTCGTCGCGCGGGGACGTCGTCACGATCTCCGGCAAGGTGCCGACGGCGTATGAGGCCATGCTCACCTATCGGGCCGTCGAGCAGACCCCGGGCGTGCGCGAGGTCGTCGACCAGCTCCAGTTCCAGGTCCCCGACGAGGACCACCCCAACCCCCTCCGCCAGAAGGCCCGCCCCGACGACCTGGAACCCTACCTCACCTCGCAGGTCCGCCGCCACCTCGGCGACATCGCCCACGTCGACCGCATCCGGATCCGCGGCGATCGCGTGGAGCTCCGGGGCACGCTCCTGCGTGCCGACGACCGCAAGCGGGCGGAGGCCACGATCCGCTCCATGCCCCTCCTCCGCGACTTCCAGGTCGACGCCGTCTTCGACGTGCAGTGA
- the shc gene encoding squalene--hopene cyclase — MIANTEGGASPGPAEAFLHRMTPRRGVIPADELEAATERTRDWLLGQQKDDGHWIGELEGDTILESEYVLLLAYLGREREPVCKACARYMLDRQLPGGGWAIYPGGPLEISATVKAYFALKLVGHSPDEPAMARAREAILEAGGARLCNSFTRFYLALLGQISYDECPTVPPELVLIPSWLNFSLAAMSSWTRTIVVPLSIMSHFKPVRRIEPGRGIDELFVGGEKGHVHRGEGLLSWSSFFLGVDRLFKLRDRLVPRRWRLRGLKAAHRWMLEHFENSDGLGAIFPPMIYTIVALDCLGYDVDSPEVVWAWRQLNDLRIDEGDRTRLQPCVSPVWDTAIATIAVSDADLGDDDAIGRAGDWLLTKEIRNPGDWQLRRPGIEPSGWPFEYHNEFYPDIDDTAMVVMALLRSPAADHPPIQAAIRRATNWLLAMQSRDGGWAAFDADIDNEVLTKVPFADHNAMLDPSCPDITARVIEMLGTLGHRAEHPAVARGLDFLWKTQEPEGCWYGRWGVNYVYGTWQVLQGLAAIGFPTSHPAVVRAADWLESVQQGCGGWGEGCDSYDDPDRKGQGEPTASQTAWAVLGLIGAGRAAGEAARRGVRYLLDTQSPDGSWEEVPYTGTGFPRVFYLKYHYYRIYFPLMAIGRYRQAAAQHSTHSSPALATRIPAQPLPLD; from the coding sequence ATGATCGCCAACACGGAGGGAGGCGCATCCCCCGGGCCCGCGGAGGCTTTCCTCCACCGGATGACGCCGCGTCGGGGGGTGATCCCCGCCGACGAGCTGGAGGCCGCGACGGAGCGGACGCGGGACTGGCTGCTCGGCCAGCAGAAGGACGACGGGCACTGGATCGGCGAGCTCGAAGGCGACACGATCCTCGAATCCGAATATGTCCTGCTCCTCGCGTACCTCGGTCGCGAGCGCGAGCCGGTCTGCAAGGCCTGCGCCCGGTACATGCTGGACCGCCAGCTCCCGGGGGGCGGCTGGGCGATCTATCCCGGCGGCCCGCTCGAGATCAGCGCCACGGTGAAGGCGTACTTCGCGCTGAAGCTCGTGGGCCACTCCCCCGACGAGCCGGCGATGGCCCGGGCGCGGGAGGCGATCCTCGAGGCCGGCGGCGCCCGCCTGTGCAACAGCTTCACGCGGTTCTACCTGGCGCTGCTGGGCCAGATCAGCTACGACGAGTGCCCGACGGTGCCTCCGGAGCTGGTGCTGATCCCGTCATGGCTGAATTTCAGCCTGGCGGCGATGTCCTCCTGGACGCGGACGATCGTGGTCCCGCTGTCGATCATGTCGCACTTCAAGCCCGTGCGGCGGATCGAGCCGGGCCGGGGCATCGACGAGCTCTTCGTGGGCGGCGAGAAGGGCCACGTCCACCGGGGCGAGGGCCTGCTCTCGTGGTCGAGCTTCTTCCTCGGGGTGGACCGGCTGTTCAAGCTCCGGGACCGCTTGGTCCCGCGGCGATGGCGCCTGCGGGGCCTGAAGGCGGCGCACCGGTGGATGCTCGAGCACTTCGAGAACTCCGACGGCCTCGGCGCGATCTTCCCGCCGATGATCTACACGATCGTCGCGCTCGACTGCCTGGGGTACGACGTCGACTCGCCCGAGGTCGTCTGGGCGTGGCGGCAGTTGAATGACCTGCGCATCGACGAGGGCGACCGGACGCGGCTGCAGCCGTGCGTCTCCCCCGTCTGGGACACGGCGATCGCGACCATCGCCGTCTCGGACGCGGACCTCGGCGACGACGACGCGATCGGCCGGGCGGGCGACTGGCTGCTCACGAAGGAGATCCGGAACCCGGGCGACTGGCAGCTCCGCCGGCCGGGGATCGAGCCGAGCGGGTGGCCGTTCGAGTACCACAACGAGTTCTACCCGGACATCGACGACACGGCCATGGTGGTGATGGCCCTGCTGCGGTCGCCGGCGGCCGACCATCCCCCGATCCAGGCGGCGATCCGCCGGGCGACGAACTGGCTGTTGGCCATGCAGAGCCGGGACGGCGGCTGGGCGGCCTTCGACGCGGACATCGACAACGAGGTGCTCACCAAGGTCCCCTTCGCCGACCACAACGCCATGCTCGACCCGAGCTGCCCGGACATCACCGCCCGGGTGATCGAGATGCTCGGCACGCTCGGCCATCGGGCGGAGCACCCGGCGGTCGCGCGGGGCCTCGATTTCCTGTGGAAGACCCAGGAGCCGGAGGGCTGCTGGTATGGGCGCTGGGGCGTGAATTACGTCTACGGCACCTGGCAGGTGCTCCAGGGCCTGGCCGCCATCGGCTTCCCCACCAGCCACCCCGCCGTCGTCCGCGCGGCCGACTGGCTGGAGTCCGTGCAGCAGGGCTGCGGCGGCTGGGGCGAGGGCTGCGACAGCTACGACGACCCGGACCGGAAAGGGCAGGGGGAGCCGACCGCCTCGCAGACCGCCTGGGCCGTGCTCGGGCTGATCGGCGCGGGACGCGCGGCGGGCGAGGCCGCGCGGCGCGGCGTCCGCTACCTGCTCGACACGCAGTCGCCCGACGGCTCGTGGGAGGAGGTCCCGTACACCGGCACCGGCTTCCCCCGGGTCTTCTACCTGAAGTATCACTACTACAGGATCTATTTCCCGCTGATGGCGATCGGCCGGTACCGCCAGGCCGCGGCCCAGCATTCGACGCACTCCTCGCCCGCGCTGGCGACCCGGATCCCGGCCCAGCCGCTGCCCCTCGATTGA
- the hpnH gene encoding adenosyl-hopene transferase HpnH — protein sequence MRFPLAMTTRIAGYIARKKVARAEKFPMVLMLEPLHACNLTCTGCGRIREYTSTIKQKLTVEECLAAVDECGAPVVSICGGEPMIYPGIGELVAKVLERKKVVYLCTNGMFIRKKIAEFRPHRRFFFNVHLDGMRKNHDIAVEREGVFDAAVDGIRAAKEAGFMVCTNTTVFHETDMAELDELFGFLTGMGVDGFLISPGYSYAAVGSKEIFMTRDDIRAKFRAAEAMFRKYNFYSSPVYLEFLMGKRELSCTAWANPTRNIKGWKGPCYLITDTHHESFSDLLETTNWEEYGPGKDPRCENCMMHSGFETTAALGVNGRLGDTLKMVKWQFL from the coding sequence ATGCGATTCCCCCTGGCCATGACCACTCGCATCGCGGGCTACATCGCCCGGAAGAAGGTCGCCCGGGCCGAGAAGTTCCCGATGGTCCTGATGCTCGAGCCGCTCCACGCCTGCAACCTGACCTGCACGGGCTGCGGGCGGATCCGGGAGTACACCTCGACGATCAAGCAGAAGCTGACGGTCGAGGAGTGCCTGGCCGCGGTCGACGAGTGCGGCGCGCCGGTGGTCTCGATCTGCGGCGGCGAGCCGATGATCTACCCGGGCATCGGCGAGCTGGTCGCCAAGGTGCTGGAGCGGAAGAAGGTCGTCTACCTCTGCACCAACGGCATGTTCATCCGCAAGAAGATCGCCGAGTTCAGGCCGCACCGGCGGTTCTTCTTCAACGTCCACCTGGACGGCATGCGGAAGAACCACGACATCGCGGTGGAGCGCGAGGGGGTCTTCGACGCCGCCGTGGACGGCATCCGCGCCGCCAAGGAGGCCGGCTTCATGGTCTGCACGAACACGACGGTGTTCCACGAGACCGACATGGCCGAGCTCGACGAGCTCTTCGGATTCCTCACCGGGATGGGCGTGGACGGCTTCCTGATCTCGCCGGGCTACAGCTACGCCGCCGTGGGGTCGAAGGAAATCTTCATGACCCGCGACGACATCCGGGCCAAGTTCCGCGCGGCGGAGGCGATGTTCCGGAAGTACAATTTCTACTCCTCGCCGGTCTACCTCGAGTTCCTGATGGGGAAGCGGGAGCTCTCCTGCACCGCGTGGGCCAACCCCACCCGGAACATCAAGGGCTGGAAGGGGCCGTGCTACCTGATCACCGACACCCACCACGAGTCCTTCTCCGACCTCCTGGAGACGACGAACTGGGAGGAGTACGGGCCGGGCAAGGACCCCCGCTGCGAGAACTGCATGATGCACTCGGGCTTCGAGACGACCGCGGCGCTGGGCGTCAACGGCCGGCTCGGCGACACGCTCAAGATGGTGAAGTGGCAGTTCCTTTGA
- a CDS encoding phosphorylase family protein — MALPLEAGYLLDALSKVRKYSAGTHSVVEGELGGKLVAVIVAGMGEASAAKGAERLLAGHRPRRLISAGFGGGLDPSLSRNDLVLPREVASLDGDVLEVNPDVPEIPGVRRQGGRLLTVDRVITAAAEKDELRRSRGADVVDMETAALAKFARDRAIRFHPIRIISDDAVTELPPEVARLMTHSGSYRVGVALRAIWNRPAAIKDFLSLHARALECADRLASGVTRLLEALP, encoded by the coding sequence ATGGCCCTCCCGCTGGAGGCGGGCTACCTGCTGGACGCCCTGTCGAAGGTGCGCAAATACTCGGCGGGGACGCATTCGGTCGTCGAGGGCGAGCTGGGCGGGAAGCTCGTCGCGGTGATCGTGGCGGGCATGGGCGAGGCCTCCGCCGCGAAGGGGGCGGAGAGGCTCCTGGCGGGGCACCGCCCCCGCCGGCTGATCTCCGCGGGGTTCGGCGGGGGGCTCGATCCGTCGCTGTCCCGGAATGACCTGGTGCTCCCCCGCGAGGTGGCGTCCCTGGACGGCGACGTCCTCGAGGTGAACCCCGACGTGCCCGAGATCCCCGGCGTCCGCCGCCAGGGCGGCCGGCTCCTGACCGTGGACCGCGTGATCACCGCGGCGGCGGAGAAGGACGAGCTGCGGCGTTCGCGGGGGGCGGACGTCGTGGACATGGAGACGGCCGCGCTGGCGAAGTTCGCGCGCGACCGGGCGATCCGCTTCCACCCGATCCGCATCATCAGCGACGACGCCGTCACCGAGTTGCCGCCGGAGGTGGCCCGACTGATGACGCACTCGGGGAGCTACCGGGTCGGGGTGGCCCTGCGCGCGATCTGGAATCGGCCCGCCGCGATCAAGGACTTCCTGTCCCTCCACGCCAGGGCCCTCGAGTGCGCGGACCGGCTGGCCTCCGGCGTCACCAGGCTGCTCGAGGCCCTGCCGTAG